A window of Nicotiana sylvestris chromosome 8, ASM39365v2, whole genome shotgun sequence genomic DNA:
GATTGTCTCATCTACCTGAAGATGTTGAGCTTGAGGACTCGAAATGCCTAAAACAATATTTTGGAAGTCAGGATTTTAAGGTACTAACTTAATACAATAACTTGTACTCTTTGAAATGTGATTTATTAATCTATTTACTTACAACAGAGGAACAAAAGAAACAGAGAGAAGCAAATAACTAAGCGTACTTGTGGTACAAAGTCTTTTGCAGAAGTAGAGGAATCTACGGTAAAAATATATTTAGTCCCCTACTATCACATGTGCTTCTTTATTATTTACACATTTATATATTtgcttatatatttttttctccGAAATTATATTGCAGAGCAATCCTATTACTGGAGAAATAGACACACGAGATAAAGTTTGAGAGATCCAACATACACGCAAGGATGATAGAGGAGAACTGGTGTGGGTGGATTCACAATCCCAACAAATTCATGTAATTATCTAAAATCATAGACTTATTATCTTTTTGTTTCTGTAAGTTACATTCAATGTGTTTTATTATATTTTGATGTAAATGATTATGCATAAATGCAGGGTCAACTCCAAGAAGTTGTCACTCAGCAACAATCTGAAGAGATCGAGCATCCTATGACTAGAGATGAGATTTTATCCGTTGTTCTTGGTGAGAGAACATGCTATGTTCACGGAAAAGAATACGGAAAGAAGCCTCCTAAAAAGAGTAACATGCAGCGTGCAAACATAGATCCAGCGTGTCTTTCGCTATGAAAATTATGCATCAAAAGATGCAAACCGAGATGGATAGAAAGTTGCAAGAAGAACGTGAACAAATGGCTGCTCAGTTGCAAAGTAATATGGAACTTGAGTTGCAAAGGAAGTTGGCAGAGGAGCGCGAACATGCAATGTAGAAGTAGACAAGAGGATCCATCTAGAAGTAAACAAGAGGATGCATGAACAATTTGCTAGTGTGATGACCAGAATGCTACAACAGGTACTTGCTCCGTTGCTTCTTAACAAATCTTCTTCCTTCTCAGCATTTCTTCTTCCTTCATTCTGGACAATTCTTCTTTCTCGACAATTCTTCTGTCACTTTGCTCCCTATCTTCTTTTCAACTTCTCCTTCTTTAACCTCTCATCCTCTTGATAATAGACTGTTGAATTATTTTTTGTTTGTGTGAAATCTGGATTTTTCTCTGGAGTTACGTGACAAACCACTAGAATTTTATCGTTAATATCTTGCTTAGTGTTCTGAGCAAACCTTAAAAAATACTACAACCACAGACAACCTGTGTGGTCGAACGCTACATATTTGGTGTCTCTTTTAGAAGTTGACTTTTGACAATTTAGTAGAATAGAACTTTCCCTAGGAAAAAAGAGAAATAGCTTTATGTGGAGCTTAATCAGTGTACAAAGCTGTATGTGAAATCTGACTTTTGACCATTCATATGTTCAAGGAATACATTTTACTTGGTGGAAACTCTTGGATTATTTGCAATATGATCTATTTTAGGAAGTTTTTGTTAATCTATAAAGGTACAATTTTCACGTTGCATAGAATTTAAAAACTGTTATATGGAAGTTTTGGAAAGTCACTATATAAGATCATTGGAAAGTATTGTATATTTTTCAATAAGTCGAATGAACAATTTCTTAATAAAACATATGGAAAGAAACAGGGGTGGGAGAATGTCTTATTTGGGCTTAGTGGTCACTGTAACAGATGAGCCATAGTTAGTTTTTGGGGAAAGAAAGGAGGTGGTGGAAATAAGCCTTATCCACAATGCACTCACTGGTCTCTGTGTTTGTGGAAGCTTTGTACACTGATTAAGCTTTGTACTTTGTTTATACCTCTATCGCATGCAATTGTTTATGTTCATCATGAATGCTTTGGGACACGAGGcagcgtcaacgagaggctagagatttggagacatgctcttgagtataaaggtttcaagttgagcaggacgaaaacggaatacctcgagtgcaaatttggagttgagccgacggaagcgggagttgaagtgaggctcgACTCTCAAGCCATTCcaaagaggggtagtttcaagtatcttggatcggttattcaggggatcggggagattgacgaggatgtcacacaccgtatagggttggggtggatgaagtggaggttagcgtcgggagtcttgtgtgacaagaaagtgccaccgttactaaaaggtaagttttatagagcagtggttaggcctgcaatgttgtatggaactgaatgttggtcggtaaagaactcacacatccagaagatgaaagtagcagagatgaggatgttgaggtggatgtgcgggcatacaaggatggataagattaggaatgacgATATTCGatagaaggtgggcgtggcccccgtggaggacaagatgctGGAAgtgagactcagatggttcgggcacattcagaggaggagcactgatgcaccggtgagaggtgtgagcgactggctgtagtgggcacgcggagaggtagagggcgacctaaaaagtattggggagaggtgatcagacaggacatgacgcgacttaggattactgaggatatggcccttgacagggaattatggaggtcgaacattaaggttgtaggttaggggaaagttgtgaatatttctacagcacaatataGTGAAACTAGCTatttaggagttagactaagaatgttaTTGGTCGTCTTTTGATGCAGGATTTTACCAgatagttttactataccagccatctatttcgtatttcgtattttgtatttcgtattttgtatttcatatcccttatattgctgttatttattatgcatttttatggtactaatatatcggctcctattACCTTTTTGAGATGAGGttctcctggaaacagtctctctacccttcggggtaggggtaaggtctgcgtacatattatcctcctcagaccccaattgtgggataatactgggtcgttgttgttgttgttgttgttgtatgaatGCTTTGGGAAGTAAAGTCTCATGGAGAGTGTCGAAAGGATTTCTCCTAGTGTTTTCTTTGTATTAAAGCCATTTTGTTAGTTTTAGATTAACACATGCCATTCCCTGCTAAGTAGGAATGGCTATTCTCTTTTTCCAAAGATGTCTTTGTTTTCATCTTGTAGCTAATATAAATTGACTAGATTATTGTGTTTCCTGTTTTTAATTTAGCCGCATTTTCCCTAAGGTGTCCTAATTGTACATAAACTTCCATTGTCAATTTTTCTTGGCCTGTTATTTTCGGTGAAAGAAATAGAATGTTAGGAGTGGGTCAACTGtttttgtggactattttgggtaAAAGGTTGTTATGTCTTTTTGTTGTGATGTATAAATATGTGTGTGTTTCCATTCAAAAAGTCCAATAACTCTTTTTAGATAAAAAAAAGCACATTATCTTTAAACTCAGTAGATACCCTTCTGTTATCCTTCAAGtttttctatgcatgttttttatataaaaaatctcattgtttcatatatatatatatatatatatatatatatatatatatatatatatattgtagtcTTGTTTGAAGTTTTGACTATTCTGTTGTTATAAGCTTGTTTTTATTACTGTGATTTGACAAATATATTGTTTTTGTCTAGCATGGACAAGGTACTTAAACAATGGTATTGTTCAAGGATGGTGTCGACCAAAGAGCAGTTACAAGGCACTTAATATTTTGTCTTTTTTGGGATATGTATATGCGTACAATTACAATGCACAATGAAGTGTCGTGTAGTATATATGTAATTAACTTTTTAGTAATGAAAATATTTATAATATTCAGTTTGAGAAATTATTTTTGGTGTGTTATAAATATTATTGGTTGCTTTTAACATTGGTAGTCAATTGATACGAATATCCCTATATTAAAATTTAGAGAACTAGATTCCTCCTGCAAATGTATATAATTTTGGTCattatagtttttgaaaaaatAAGTTTTAGTGGCAATATTTTGTCACAAAATATTAATAATTGTTGAGATGTTAAAGTTGCCACTATTGGTTTATTTCTTTTGCAGCGACTTTAGTTGCTACAGAAATTTATTATATCTTTCATGGTTTATTATTTGTGGCGACACGCGTCGCTACTAACATTTATTTATAGTGGCGACACGAACTTGCACTGAAAAAATATTTTAGCAGCGATAGTAGTTGCCGCTAAAGGTGAATAATAGTGGCGACCCATCTAATATTTATTCTCGTGGAACCATTTTTGTAGCGGGTTTTTTTACCTTTTGTGGCAACTATGTCGCCACAAAATATAGGCTTTTAGCGGCAACCTTGAGATGTCACCACAAATAACATTCAGTTACCGTTTTTCTTGTAGCAACACAAATGTCGCCACTGAAAGTTGTAGCAGCGACTTTCAGGGATTTTGTGGCGACTTTAGTCGCCACAATAAGGCTGATTTTATGTAgtgagataactatgagaaatgattgatctccatagaattctgtgctactgataaataaattgttgacatcttcactaaagcactgagtagagaaaactttgagaggaactggttggaattagggatgattaagatcacctaataggaccagctcaaaatgaatggaaaaaaaattgaaaatgaaaacaaaaattggctaggaaatatgaacttgtgtaaatatctagattaatttttacttaGCTTCATActgtaattagtatactcctgtgacatgtgttaatatgactcactgatctcttacaaaattttctctattatggtaaattgaggcatggtcaagagaattctaaattcTAAATGAAGGCATGGTCATTAGTATGGGTTCATCTGAAagctaaggtatgttttctatattctgcactattaaaaatataaatatttagtttTGTCCAACTTCATGAGCAAATGTCCTACAATTGCTATAATTGTCCAACTTCTTGTTggacaattagaaatataaagaTAGATCATGAGCAAATGTCCTACAATTGCCCAACTTCttagaaaattctatccgttAGTTTTGAACTAGTTCCATCAGCCTTAGAACTCCAAAAcacaaaaattgcctaaaatctaAGGAAACATAACCGTTCATTCAAACTTGAAATTTCAgtttgattagacctctaattgacctCTGCTAAAGCTGTCGTTATATATTAAATGtgtatttctctttaaatacacatcattaCCTCATGCCATCTCCATAATTCTAAACCGTCAAATATCCTTCTTCAATTTCACttgctttcttctccaaaattctaacTCACCAATTCTCTCGAGAAACCAGCAATCGTGACAAATCCACAAGACAATCCTGGAACTACTCCACCACTCACTCCTTCTAATTCATCCGCCCCTCTTCTACCTAGTACATCTCCCAAATCCAGGCTGAGAAGGGTGAAAATGTTTGCTTCGAAAACGGTAGCGTCTGGGGCTCTCTCAAAGAAATTAAATAAGAAATTAAAGGCAAACCAGGCCCAAGACTTTGACTCCAACTCTGATTCTGAGTCATACAAATCTGCTAGTAAAGGGGAAGGacctgggtcttctgactctgagaagactcaagaatccccttccaaggtaagttcttctttaactaaaaatctagaaactaggtttgttctggttgggcCTATCAGGGATGTAGAATTACCTAAGTTACGAAGGAGTGCAGGTAAAAAGAaacctgaaaaagaaaaagagagagagggtgcatgtggagaagagagagaaaatgGGAAAAGAGTGGTTGATTATTCATCCACTGCTGATTTGTCTGTGCTTGCTATCTGTGGGGTTGAACAAGAAAATGTAGAAGAGAGTGGCAAGAAGTAAGGGGAAAGTGGTTCGGGTGAAGATGCTGAAGGGTTAGTTAATCTAAGCACACaaggagatgaacctggttcatcaactgGAGAGACCCTAGCAGACCTATTGAAAAAGGTTGGTGCaagttatgatccaaagaaaagaagaactccCACACCAAAAGCCCTCAGTGCTCCTAAACCCTCTAAGAAAAGAAAAGTTTCATCCCCAACAACAACTAAAACTTCCTTGCCAAAaggaagagccacaagaagcagggtgaaaCAGAGTGAGAGTGATCTACAAAAGGCTCTAGCTGAGAGTAAGAAGAAAAGGATGGCTAAAGGAAAAGGGAAGGTTGCAGAGTCCTTAGAGGCTGTGgaggttgaggagatggaacaggtcTATCGGGAGGAAGTTCCAAcagtggaggttcagacccccaagcccaaaagCCCAAAACTtcctccaagaagtcttcctctgtgtTTAAGGCTGCTAAATCTTTattagccaagaggacaaggtctgtAGTAAAAAGTGAACAAGTAAGAATTTCTGAAATGAGGAATaaagtggagaagaagaagaagaagaagataagtctaatggtgaacaagacaagcttgccatgtttggcaaaagaaagattttgaagggTAGATTGATGAAAGACCTGGTGGAATCAGGAATGATGAGACTGGTTGAGGCCTTAGCTGCTCAAGGGCGGAAGGatatggtccttcagatggatggtaggctagcTAGGAATGACATTATGGCAAATGCAGAAGTTAAGGATGGCAAGGTTAGAAGCCTGCtgaaaggagttcaagtgacCTTTGATCCAGAAAAACTGGGAGAGATCCTTgacataccctctgaagggtttgatgactatacaaggcaaaggtggcctTGTTTGGGCTCCCTTACTACTGCCCTTGAAATTACAAGGAGGTTTTGTGATGCTGAAGATGTGAATGAGGCTAGGGTTGttcagaaaagtgaaatgaggCCACATCACAaagtcttgtttgaatttgtcaacaagtgcctatTGCCCAGGCAGGAGAAAAGGCATATTGCAAATTATATAGACCTAGTTCTTATGGAATGCCTGGAGAGTGGAAGGCAAATTAATTGGCCTGCATTCATCATCAAACTGCTGGACAGGgtcatcaatggctccaaggctcattcTACCCCTATGACTTTATTTTGACTACGATTCTAGATAGGTGCAATGTGCCtatgaagaaatgggaaatggcctcaaGCAAGGATCACGTTGGTATTAACACTCTAATTGCTTATGACTAATTAGTCAAtgccatcccaaatgaacctggttcatccaagaagactcctATCAACAGTAAAGTCATGGCTCTTGTTCAGGAATGTGAAACCAAGaatgctgagatagctaggctcaaggctcgtgtggcAAAGGTGGAATCTGAAAGGGATGCTCTCAGAAATGAGCTTACAAAGGAAAATGAGAAGAGTGATGGAATTCTTCACAAtatgtgtagacatgtgatttttgaccctccccaagatcttttatatattagcataaaatatttaatttaggcataatatagatattttcagtaattttgactcttttactctattttattataagaaaacaaaatcacaaaaataggttcattaatgttttgtagtcatttttaattaaaaaaatcttaaaaatatatacaacaatagtatcgtatttttattttaatatgatattttgaaaataccaaaaatagatttgttttaatggttagttttattttaataaattatttgaatagtaggtataattaacaaatgggcgcgtatttttaatctcattcgcggcaaaagaatagagcttgggctcgagcaacccatctttaggcctaattttggacctagcccacaattgccaagcccataattcctaggcccataccccttaacctaaaaccctacaacctagactctacactataaaaagAATGCTAAGATTAAAGAATTAAAGAGGAGACAtatgaaaagaaaatgaaaagtgcGTAGAGGGATGAGAACATGCAAAGTTATgcatgaaaaacaaaaaaaacaaaaaggaaaaaagctGAAGAACAACGCAGTCTTCAGGTGGAAGTAGCGTTTCCACAGGCAATCAAACCGACAAACCAGCCCCGTCAGCCACGCCGCCTGTCCGCCGGAAAACAGCGACGAGTCAAACTCCACCCCATTGTGTCGCTTCTTCTCCTCCAATTGAAAACTAACGAAAAACCCTGTCCCCCTCCTTCCATGGCTTGAACTTCAACCAAATACAAGATCCCTAACACTATCTGTTTCATCTTCCTAGTGTTAGATTTTGCTTCTCCATGAACGGAGTTTGCTTGAGCGATTCGTGTTCACGACGAGGCCCGTCGTTGAACGCTGTCACAGTTCCTGTGAATGTCGAGTTTTCCGATTGAGTGTCGACGGTCGTTTCTGTTGATCTTTGGTCGAAGCTTGTTCGAGGGTGTCGCGTCGAGTTTCCGGTCACTGGTTCATTTGCTCGTAAAGGCTTGTTGGGTGTTTTTttagtctttctttcaaaagtgTGTTGCAGTAAAGCTCCGTCTGTTGGTTCCGTCGAGGTTCGAGTGTCGTCCGACGAGATTCCGCCTCATCGAGGTCCAATCCCTTTCCCTTCTCTTTACTTCATTGTTATAATGATGGCTAGAATATTGATGATTTTAAACATGAAGCGGGCTCATTGTTTTCTAGTTCTCCTGGTTTCAAGTTAACGTTGAAATTGTTAGAAATTTTTGGAGTATTATATGAAGAGATAAAATTAGCTTTGATATGAATTTCTGTTTATAGTTTATTCTTAATATGCCACTGCCAACCTTTGGCGTATTTTCGTGGTCAGTAACACTGTTGAAATGAGTCTGCAAATTGCTTCTTAGTTTGTAGTGGTTGTCTTTGACGAGTTAGCCGACCTACAGATCGTTTGTACATAGTTTCACGTTGCCATCTTGCTCCACTCACCAGTGTCCCATTCTTTCTTGGTAATCCAATTAATTAGttctttatttcttgttcttgattgttattGTTTGCTCATTTGATCTTTGTTAGAATTATTTGAATGATCGTGGGATCGTGGGGAGTGATAGAAAGGTCGAAGCCCATTAGCAATTAATTTGTTCCTTGTTTTAGGCATCGGATTCAGCCGGATAGGAGAAGGGGTTAAAAGGGGATTGTTCATGAAATCTCATTTAGTAAAAGTGTTCCATAGCTCATGGCCCTCGAAAACTCGGTTTGCATTTCCCaaaaaattggaattgaggtgcgccgcgccaaataaaatcttagcTGCACGACCCTCATTTTAATTAGTCTTcgttttaatccttagaaatcgaggtgtgcc
This region includes:
- the LOC138875331 gene encoding uncharacterized protein, producing the protein MFASKTVASGALSKKLNKKLKANQAQDFDSNSDSESYKSASKGEGPGSSDSEKTQESPSKVSSSLTKNLETRFVLVGPIRDVELPKLRRSAGKKKPEKEKEREGACGEERENGKRVVDYSSTADLSVLAICGVEQENVEESGKNTQGDEPGSSTGETLADLLKKVGASYDPKKRRTPTPKALSAPKPSKKRKVSSPTTTKTSLPKGRATRSRVKQSESDLQKALAESKKKRMAKGKGKVAESLEAVEVEEMEQVYREEVPTVEVQTPKPKSPKLPPRSLPLGEEEEEEDKSNGEQDKLAMFGKRKILKGRLMKDLVESGMMRLVEALAAQGRKDMVLQMDGRLARNDIMANAEVKDGKVRSLLKGVQVTFDPEKLGEILDIPSEGFDDYTRQRWPCLGSLTTALEITRRFCDAEDVNEARVVQKINAIPNEPGSSKKTPINSKVMALVQECETKNAEIARLKARVAKVESERDALRNELTKENEKSDGILHNMCRHVIFDPPQDLLYISIKYLI